A window of Bacteroidota bacterium genomic DNA:
TGAAAATATTAAAAAGATAAAATCCATTTTTAAGCCATTCCCTTTCCAGAATGAATTGATTATCCTGGGTCTCCAATTCCAGTACCCGCCTGCCGGATACGTCAAACAGCAGCAAGACCGCATTTTCATTCTGCGGGTTTTCGAATGTAAGCACCGAACGACCATAAACCGGGTTAGGTTGTAGTAGATAACCGGTTTCACCCAGGATGTAATAATCGATGGTTATTGGACTGGAGTTACCCAATGCCCCCATCTCTAAACGATAAATATTGGTTTTATTCGGAAGAGGTTCATTATCAGTAAAATCATAGGATACCGAAATATCCGGACTGCCGCAT
This region includes:
- a CDS encoding T9SS type A sorting domain-containing protein, which translates into the protein MNLSRKIVILVIFIFSFSGGFSQEADQFLSGFFAVQNDEGIFLRWTIQAGNTCDGTRIQRFKEGTGFENIGEIPGVCGSPDISVSYDFTDNEPLPNKTNIYRLEMGALGNSSPITIDYYILGETGYLLQPNPVYGRSVLTFENPQNENAVLLLFDVSGRRVLELETQDNQFILEREWLKNGFYLFNIFIEGQSIVSGKVVVM